Proteins encoded within one genomic window of Synergistaceae bacterium DZ-S4:
- a CDS encoding ABC transporter permease: protein MTDILRRKSVILLICIFLTGLIGPALMGRHHSDVAGAPFARPVWWNRELPLSSEYAVGNDGAVIDWEKLPPEIFALNGKITADPGSEVRIIWSTPEGDMLLGTLEGSGIYWINMDGRDMIFKQELGLPLIGKSAEYLFPSKGRYEIRTEGARETELSLSLPGGRQGLLGTDQRGRDILTLLVYGIRTSLTVGISATLIASLLGLGLGLATGYIGGWFDSAVMRTVDVLLSIPTLPIMMVLAGLWGKGLWQLVLILSIFSWMGTARSVRALVLTVRESPWVEGLRALGAGRGYILRRHLVPEAAPILLANVALGVPGAILAEAGLAFLGLSDPRLISWGRMLHEAHSFGAFTEGAWWLLIPPGLGIVALCLIFMDIGRYLEEKIDPRLGSGKNA from the coding sequence ATGACGGATATCCTGAGACGTAAGAGCGTCATACTGCTAATATGCATATTCCTTACCGGCCTCATAGGTCCCGCGCTTATGGGGAGACACCACTCTGACGTGGCGGGCGCACCTTTCGCAAGGCCTGTCTGGTGGAACAGGGAACTTCCGCTCTCTTCGGAATACGCTGTGGGGAATGACGGTGCCGTTATCGACTGGGAAAAGCTCCCTCCCGAAATTTTTGCCCTGAACGGGAAGATAACGGCAGATCCCGGAAGCGAGGTCAGGATAATATGGTCGACCCCTGAGGGCGATATGCTTTTGGGTACGCTTGAAGGAAGCGGCATATATTGGATAAACATGGACGGAAGGGACATGATATTCAAGCAAGAACTGGGACTGCCCCTCATAGGCAAAAGCGCAGAATACCTCTTCCCTTCAAAGGGAAGATATGAGATCCGGACTGAAGGTGCCCGTGAGACGGAACTGAGTCTCTCTCTTCCCGGAGGCAGACAGGGACTGCTCGGTACCGACCAGAGGGGGCGTGACATACTGACCCTGCTGGTATACGGGATCAGGACCTCTCTGACGGTCGGCATAAGCGCAACTTTGATAGCAAGCCTTCTTGGGCTCGGGCTGGGTCTTGCGACTGGATATATAGGCGGATGGTTTGACTCGGCCGTAATGAGGACAGTCGATGTCCTTCTCTCGATACCTACCCTCCCGATAATGATGGTGCTGGCCGGGCTGTGGGGAAAGGGACTGTGGCAGCTTGTCCTTATACTGTCGATATTTTCGTGGATGGGAACAGCCCGTTCAGTAAGGGCTCTCGTGCTTACGGTAAGGGAGAGTCCGTGGGTCGAGGGTCTCAGGGCCCTTGGTGCCGGCCGGGGATACATCCTCCGGCGGCACCTTGTTCCCGAGGCTGCCCCCATACTGCTCGCCAATGTGGCCCTTGGCGTTCCCGGAGCCATCCTTGCGGAAGCGGGGCTCGCATTTCTTGGACTGTCCGATCCGAGGCTCATATCATGGGGCAGGATGCTTCATGAGGCCCACTCTTTCGGGGCCTTCACAGAGGGAGCATGGTGGCTGCTGATCCCGCCCGGTCTCGGTATAGTGGCCCTATGCCTCATCTTCATGGATATAGGACGATATCTTGAAGAGAAGATAGACCCAAGGCTTGGGAGCGGTAAAAATGCTTGA
- a CDS encoding thiamine pyrophosphate-dependent enzyme translates to MAGINLKELTKRESPLTEGHRMCPGCGAPTAVRQGLMAVEAPVVIVGATGCFEVSTTVYPYSAWRVPFMHIAFENAGAGVSGVEAAHRVLSRKGTVKENIKFVAVGGDGGTYDIGLQSLSGALERGHDFTYICYNNQGYMNTGAQRSSATPVSASATTSPAGSVIPGKLQRAKNLTEIVAAHDIPYVAQTTLHDPIDVIAKVKRAIETPGPAFVNILVPCPLFWKIDPADQVKVCKLAADSRFWPVYEVIEGRHVLSYDPKTPVPVDDFLMMQGRYSHLFKKGKERTDLIAQGQADVDREWERLLKKCSG, encoded by the coding sequence ATGGCGGGAATTAACCTTAAGGAACTTACGAAGAGGGAGAGCCCCCTCACAGAGGGGCACAGGATGTGCCCCGGATGTGGAGCCCCGACTGCGGTAAGGCAGGGTCTAATGGCTGTCGAGGCTCCTGTCGTGATAGTGGGTGCCACCGGATGTTTTGAAGTGTCTACGACGGTATACCCCTACAGCGCGTGGAGGGTACCGTTCATGCACATCGCTTTTGAAAATGCCGGTGCCGGAGTTTCCGGCGTTGAGGCGGCTCACAGGGTGCTGAGCAGAAAGGGCACAGTGAAGGAAAATATCAAGTTCGTAGCTGTAGGAGGCGACGGAGGCACATATGACATAGGGCTTCAGTCCCTTTCGGGAGCGCTTGAGAGAGGACATGACTTCACCTACATCTGCTACAACAACCAGGGCTACATGAACACCGGAGCACAGAGAAGCAGCGCGACTCCTGTCAGCGCGAGCGCCACTACATCGCCTGCCGGAAGCGTTATTCCCGGTAAGCTCCAGAGGGCAAAGAATCTTACTGAAATAGTTGCCGCGCATGACATACCTTATGTCGCGCAGACGACCCTGCACGACCCGATAGATGTCATCGCAAAGGTCAAAAGGGCGATCGAGACGCCGGGCCCGGCGTTTGTAAACATACTTGTTCCATGCCCGCTCTTCTGGAAGATCGATCCTGCCGACCAGGTCAAGGTATGCAAGCTCGCCGCAGACAGCCGTTTCTGGCCGGTCTATGAGGTCATTGAGGGCAGGCATGTACTCTCGTACGACCCCAAGACCCCGGTCCCGGTTGATGATTTCCTTATGATGCAGGGACGATATTCCCACCTCTTTAAAAAGGGAAAAGAGAGAACTGACCTAATAGCGCAGGGACAGGCCGATGTTGACCGGGAGTGGGAGAGACTTCTGAAGAAATGCTCCGGTTGA
- a CDS encoding ATP-binding cassette domain-containing protein, giving the protein MMDRKVVETSKVTVSFRSKRGDIHKAVNDISLSLSRGETLAVVGGSGSGKTSLLRALIGLVRPNAGHVILYGKYLSQLGKDGLAEVRQRCGYVQQDPYGAIPPGLTALEAVCEPAVIAGVRTGREEIREKAVSLLAELGLKGERILGSRAAGLSGGQRQRVQIARALMLSPGILLCDEPTSMQDASTRGEVIEVLAKHVADGTAMIFVTHDLVLAGRAAERIMVMKEGFLCEEGPSDKILNAPDDPYTIKLINSVPSFGKITA; this is encoded by the coding sequence ATGATGGACAGAAAAGTTGTCGAGACATCAAAAGTTACTGTAAGCTTCAGGTCGAAAAGGGGAGACATCCATAAGGCTGTGAACGACATATCACTCTCCCTCTCTCGGGGGGAGACGCTTGCTGTGGTAGGCGGATCCGGAAGCGGCAAGACTAGCTTGCTCCGTGCTCTTATAGGGCTCGTTAGACCCAATGCGGGACACGTGATACTTTATGGGAAGTATCTTTCACAGCTTGGGAAAGACGGGCTTGCAGAGGTGAGACAGAGATGCGGATATGTCCAGCAGGACCCTTACGGAGCCATACCGCCCGGCCTGACTGCGCTGGAGGCTGTCTGCGAACCTGCTGTCATAGCAGGTGTCAGGACCGGAAGAGAAGAGATAAGGGAGAAGGCAGTCAGCCTGCTTGCAGAACTTGGCCTTAAGGGAGAGAGGATATTGGGTTCCCGGGCGGCAGGCCTTTCCGGAGGACAGAGGCAAAGGGTTCAGATAGCAAGGGCGCTCATGCTCTCACCTGGGATACTTCTCTGCGACGAACCGACCTCAATGCAGGATGCTTCGACGCGCGGAGAGGTCATTGAAGTCCTTGCAAAGCATGTGGCTGACGGAACGGCAATGATATTTGTGACACATGACCTGGTCCTTGCAGGAAGGGCTGCAGAGAGGATAATGGTGATGAAAGAGGGTTTCCTCTGTGAGGAGGGACCCTCAGATAAGATCCTTAATGCCCCGGATGACCCCTATACAATAAAACTTATCAATTCCGTTCCCAGTTTCGGGAAAATCACCGCCTGA
- a CDS encoding LacI family transcriptional regulator: protein MKVTMQDVAVEAGVDKATVSRVLKGDHRISEKTRIRVMEAVRALNYRLDKNARNLSMNRSGLIGLVVRNFSSAWFPLFLAGLDRTVTNSEFEIVVKSTEGNPLRSAREYGKLTDRSVEGIIWCDPDNFPGASSAPIVTVGFKKDGAYSVVLDKECGDPTFETGALAGRLMLNIITGKPVPSREILIKCSSGETI from the coding sequence ATGAAGGTCACGATGCAGGATGTAGCGGTTGAGGCCGGGGTGGACAAGGCGACGGTGAGCCGCGTCCTCAAAGGGGACCACCGTATTTCAGAAAAGACTAGGATAAGGGTGATGGAGGCGGTGAGGGCGCTCAATTACCGTCTGGACAAAAACGCCCGCAACCTTTCCATGAACAGGAGCGGACTGATAGGCCTGGTAGTACGCAACTTTTCGTCAGCCTGGTTTCCTCTCTTTTTGGCAGGACTTGACAGGACTGTCACAAATTCGGAATTTGAGATCGTAGTCAAGTCTACCGAGGGCAACCCGCTCAGGTCGGCCAGGGAGTACGGCAAACTTACCGACAGGAGCGTTGAGGGCATCATCTGGTGCGATCCGGACAATTTTCCCGGAGCATCCTCGGCCCCGATAGTCACAGTAGGTTTCAAAAAAGATGGCGCATACTCCGTTGTCCTGGACAAGGAGTGCGGTGACCCGACCTTTGAGACCGGTGCGCTTGCCGGAAGGCTGATGCTTAACATCATCACAGGCAAGCCTGTGCCTTCGCGCGAAATACTGATAAAATGCAGCAGCGGGGAAACTATATGA
- a CDS encoding ABC transporter ATP-binding protein, whose protein sequence is MLDIKDLTVRYNSMGRVTDAVNGISLSVEKGSFTGLVGESGSGKSTLMMALLGLLPPRTEVKGKILFNGTDILRMSDREIRDMRWKEIALVPQGAQNSFTPVMKIKSHISEVLCVHLKMPGDEAERETARLLSEVGLDPGIKERYPHELSGGQKQRASIALALACSPSLLLADEPTTALDVIVQAEILELLSNLRKTKGLSILLVTHDLPLAATVCDRLVVMKDGIIAETGTPSEIVRDPKHPHTKDLVREMFGQRDKK, encoded by the coding sequence ATGCTTGATATCAAAGATCTCACGGTAAGATACAACTCGATGGGCAGAGTGACAGATGCTGTCAACGGCATATCGCTCAGCGTAGAAAAAGGCAGCTTCACGGGCCTTGTGGGGGAGTCCGGAAGCGGCAAGAGTACCCTGATGATGGCCCTCCTCGGACTTCTGCCGCCCCGTACCGAGGTCAAAGGAAAGATACTTTTCAACGGGACCGACATACTCAGGATGTCGGACAGGGAGATAAGGGATATGAGGTGGAAAGAGATCGCTCTCGTACCTCAGGGGGCACAGAATTCATTCACCCCTGTGATGAAGATCAAAAGCCATATCAGTGAGGTGCTTTGCGTTCACCTAAAAATGCCTGGCGACGAGGCCGAAAGAGAGACCGCCAGGCTCCTAAGCGAAGTGGGTCTGGATCCCGGAATAAAAGAGAGGTATCCTCACGAACTCTCGGGCGGACAGAAACAGCGGGCATCGATCGCCCTTGCGCTTGCCTGCTCTCCCTCTCTCCTCCTTGCCGATGAACCGACGACCGCCCTTGATGTCATCGTCCAGGCGGAGATACTTGAGCTTCTTTCAAATCTGAGAAAGACCAAGGGCCTTTCGATACTCCTCGTCACGCATGACCTTCCCCTCGCTGCAACGGTATGCGACAGGCTCGTCGTGATGAAGGACGGTATCATCGCGGAGACAGGCACACCGTCAGAGATAGTGAGAGACCCGAAACATCCCCACACGAAAGACCTCGTCAGGGAGATGTTCGGGCAGAGGGATAAAAAATGA
- a CDS encoding V-type ATP synthase subunit B, which translates to MANAEYIGVKDIEGPFVLVENVSGVGYGELVHIRDSRGQMRHGQVKSLSEKATLVQVFTGTEDLIPNTTKLRFLGKPLEIRLSKHMLGRTFNGLGEPRDGCGETYGGKRVNINGLPLNPMARQYPKDFINTGISAIDTLTTLIRGQKLPIFSGNGLPHNQLAVQIATQAKIMGSDDFAVVFAGIGIKHDDAAYFTQELSSRGHSNNIVTFLNLADDPVIERIATPRMALSTAEYLAYELGLHVLVIITDMTSYCEALREIGVAAGEVPSRKGYPAYLYSDLASLYERAGVVRGVSGSVTQIPILTMPNDDITHPIPDLTGFITEGQIVLSRELDSKNIYPPIDILTSLSRLMKDGIGKGYTREDHPSVSSQLFASYSRVQEVRSLAGVVGEDELSKNDKMSLEFGKLFEEKFLKQGKEEEREIGYSLDMAWEILSNLPRSELTRVSLADIREHIRVAGD; encoded by the coding sequence CGTGACAGCAGGGGGCAGATGCGACACGGGCAGGTCAAGTCGCTCAGCGAGAAGGCCACGCTCGTGCAGGTGTTCACAGGTACAGAAGACCTCATCCCAAACACAACAAAACTCCGTTTTCTCGGAAAACCCCTTGAGATCAGGCTCTCAAAGCACATGCTGGGCAGGACTTTCAACGGTCTGGGAGAACCTAGAGACGGATGCGGCGAGACCTACGGAGGCAAACGGGTAAATATTAACGGGCTCCCGCTCAACCCAATGGCGCGCCAGTATCCGAAGGATTTCATAAACACGGGCATATCGGCTATAGATACGCTTACCACACTCATCAGGGGCCAGAAGCTCCCTATATTCTCAGGGAACGGACTGCCTCACAACCAGCTTGCTGTCCAGATCGCAACACAGGCTAAGATCATGGGGTCGGATGATTTTGCCGTTGTCTTTGCGGGGATAGGGATCAAACACGATGACGCGGCATATTTCACGCAGGAACTCTCCAGCAGAGGGCACAGCAACAATATCGTGACTTTCCTCAACCTTGCTGACGATCCTGTTATCGAACGCATAGCCACCCCAAGGATGGCGCTCTCAACCGCAGAGTATCTGGCATATGAACTTGGTCTGCATGTCCTTGTAATAATCACGGATATGACAAGCTACTGTGAGGCCCTGCGTGAGATCGGAGTCGCGGCGGGAGAGGTCCCCAGCAGAAAAGGATACCCGGCCTATCTATACAGCGACCTCGCTTCCCTTTATGAGAGAGCCGGCGTCGTAAGGGGCGTCAGTGGCAGCGTAACGCAGATCCCGATCCTGACGATGCCGAACGACGACATTACCCACCCTATACCCGACCTTACAGGATTTATTACCGAGGGACAGATAGTGCTTTCAAGAGAGCTTGACTCAAAGAACATCTACCCTCCGATAGACATCCTGACAAGCCTTTCCAGACTTATGAAAGACGGTATAGGTAAAGGATACACCAGGGAAGACCACCCCAGCGTCTCAAGCCAGCTCTTCGCCTCTTACAGCAGGGTCCAGGAGGTCCGCTCCCTGGCCGGTGTCGTCGGAGAGGATGAACTTTCAAAGAATGACAAGATGTCTCTGGAATTTGGAAAACTCTTTGAGGAAAAGTTCCTTAAACAGGGCAAAGAAGAGGAAAGGGAGATAGGCTACTCGCTCGACATGGCGTGGGAAATACTGAGCAATCTTCCAAGAAGCGAACTTACCAGGGTCTCGCTGGCTGATATCCGTGAACACATAAGAGTGGCCGGCGACTGA
- a CDS encoding MOSC domain-containing protein, whose product MKKSGRVYSIAVSPQRGQLKKEVPEAIFIAGRGIENDGHAGDWGRQVTCLSFESLRKANAEKGLKMGPGDFAENVLTEGLDLSSLVPGSRIRLGEDVMLEVTQVGKEDHPSIVSRTFGVSLLPSEGLFCVVVAGGKVKKGDAAVIE is encoded by the coding sequence ATGAAAAAAAGCGGAAGGGTCTACTCAATAGCTGTAAGTCCTCAGAGGGGACAGCTGAAAAAAGAGGTCCCGGAAGCCATATTCATCGCGGGCAGGGGCATAGAAAACGACGGACATGCAGGAGACTGGGGCCGTCAGGTGACATGCCTCAGCTTCGAAAGCCTCCGTAAGGCCAACGCGGAGAAAGGGCTGAAGATGGGGCCGGGCGATTTCGCGGAAAACGTACTGACCGAAGGGCTTGACCTCTCATCACTAGTGCCCGGGAGCAGGATAAGGCTTGGTGAAGATGTCATGCTGGAGGTCACTCAGGTAGGCAAGGAGGACCATCCAAGCATAGTCAGCAGGACATTCGGAGTCAGCCTGCTTCCTTCAGAAGGACTCTTCTGCGTGGTAGTTGCGGGAGGAAAGGTCAAAAAGGGCGATGCGGCGGTCATAGAATGA
- the mscL gene encoding large conductance mechanosensitive channel protein MscL, translating into MSVMQDFKKFAMRGNVLDMAVGVVIGAAFGKIIASLVTDILMPPIGLLMGGVDFSNLFVNLSETPAATLAEATKAGLPVIAYGLFINAVINFLIQAWAIFLVIRFANKLMPPPPAPAPSRKCPFCYSDIDDNATRCPHCTSQL; encoded by the coding sequence ATGTCAGTAATGCAGGATTTCAAGAAGTTTGCAATGCGCGGAAACGTTTTGGACATGGCAGTAGGTGTCGTTATCGGTGCGGCTTTTGGAAAGATAATAGCGTCGTTGGTAACTGATATCCTAATGCCTCCTATCGGACTGCTGATGGGCGGGGTTGATTTTTCAAACCTCTTCGTCAATCTTTCAGAAACTCCTGCAGCAACGCTTGCAGAGGCGACAAAGGCTGGTCTGCCAGTGATCGCTTACGGTCTTTTTATCAATGCTGTCATCAATTTCCTAATCCAGGCATGGGCGATATTCTTGGTGATACGTTTTGCCAACAAACTTATGCCGCCTCCCCCGGCTCCTGCCCCGTCGCGCAAATGCCCCTTCTGTTACTCGGATATAGACGACAACGCCACAAGGTGCCCGCACTGCACATCACAGTTGTAG
- a CDS encoding ABC transporter permease, with amino-acid sequence MNRRWFWGRILSSIGVLAAVLVLNFILFRIMPGDAVGTIIDPNFSPEAKDRLRELYGLDKPLLEQFFIYIKQMLTFSFGLSFLSRKPVWDELLSRLPGTLFLMASSMAFSAVIGIWLGIKAALNRGRLAERIVLRAGAITASFPGFFVQLVLIMLLARTFPLFPLRGSVSIPQPTGAVSVTLDYLWHMALPVLSLTLMGFGGWALYVRNLMVKALGEDFVLMARARGLSENRVVYGHAFRTILPPILTILLMSVPGLVSGAVITESVFSLHGVGTFLLEAVSGHDYPSAGASFYMLALITVISNMLADIVYGMVDPRVRVGGGDQ; translated from the coding sequence ATGAACAGGAGATGGTTCTGGGGGAGAATATTATCCTCGATAGGAGTCCTGGCCGCGGTGCTTGTCCTGAATTTCATCCTCTTCAGGATAATGCCGGGGGATGCCGTCGGAACGATTATAGACCCCAATTTTTCACCTGAGGCGAAGGATAGATTGAGGGAGCTCTACGGACTGGACAAGCCGCTTCTTGAACAGTTTTTCATATACATCAAGCAGATGCTCACCTTCAGTTTCGGCCTCTCATTCCTAAGCAGAAAGCCGGTATGGGACGAACTGCTTTCCCGCCTTCCCGGCACTCTCTTTCTGATGGCCTCTTCGATGGCGTTCTCGGCAGTAATAGGCATATGGTTAGGGATCAAGGCCGCGCTGAACAGAGGCAGGCTTGCCGAGCGGATAGTACTCAGGGCAGGTGCGATCACGGCATCTTTTCCGGGGTTCTTTGTCCAGCTTGTCCTTATAATGCTGCTTGCGAGGACATTCCCGTTATTCCCGCTCAGGGGAAGCGTATCGATCCCTCAGCCCACGGGAGCTGTCTCAGTTACTCTGGACTATCTGTGGCACATGGCACTGCCTGTCCTGTCCCTGACCCTGATGGGTTTCGGAGGATGGGCGCTCTACGTCCGAAACCTTATGGTAAAGGCTCTCGGTGAAGACTTCGTGCTGATGGCCAGGGCCAGAGGACTATCAGAAAACAGAGTGGTCTATGGACACGCCTTCCGCACGATCCTGCCGCCGATACTTACGATCCTCCTGATGTCCGTGCCGGGACTGGTTTCCGGCGCGGTAATAACGGAATCGGTATTTTCACTCCACGGAGTGGGGACCTTTCTTCTTGAGGCTGTCTCAGGACATGATTATCCCTCTGCCGGAGCATCCTTCTACATGCTTGCCCTTATAACCGTTATCTCAAACATGCTTGCCGACATAGTATACGGGATGGTAGATCCCAGGGTGCGGGTGGGAGGCGGAGACCAATGA
- the porA gene encoding pyruvate ferredoxin oxidoreductase gives MLNKRKEMTSGNLAFAEAMRQVNPDVVAAYPITPSTEIPVKFAEFVANGKVDSEYVAVESEHSAITACVGASISGARVMTASSANGVALMHEIFPIAAAFRAPIVFGLVNRSLGAPVNIHCDHSDSMPERDSGWIQIYCEDAQEVYDSVLLAVRLAEHEDVLTPVFVCQDGFITSHCFEPVEMLSDEAVKMFVGERKAKYPLLDVDNPVSYGSFTMSEYYFEIKRNQIEGMNRVPEVYRELTKELAEYTGREYPAIDAYRADDADYLIVIMSSATGVVKDVVDEMREKGVKAGCLRVRFFRPFPSKGIRELAKGKKGIAVLDRSASIGGTAPLAAEVKSALYGLSERVPLQEYLFGLGGRDLYPRDAEKVFSRLMDKDFSDIVRYIGLLEKDEKNGGN, from the coding sequence ATGTTAAATAAGAGAAAAGAGATGACTTCCGGCAATCTTGCCTTTGCGGAAGCTATGAGACAGGTGAACCCCGATGTGGTAGCAGCATATCCGATCACACCCTCGACAGAGATCCCGGTGAAGTTCGCTGAGTTCGTGGCTAACGGCAAGGTCGATTCGGAGTATGTCGCGGTCGAGAGTGAGCATTCGGCGATAACGGCATGCGTCGGCGCATCAATATCCGGTGCGAGGGTCATGACAGCCTCAAGCGCCAACGGAGTGGCGCTGATGCACGAGATTTTTCCGATAGCGGCAGCATTCCGTGCTCCGATAGTCTTCGGACTCGTAAACAGGAGCCTCGGAGCACCCGTAAACATCCACTGTGACCATTCAGACAGCATGCCCGAGCGCGATTCGGGATGGATACAGATCTACTGTGAAGATGCGCAGGAGGTATACGATTCGGTCCTTCTGGCGGTAAGACTCGCGGAACACGAGGATGTTCTCACCCCTGTATTCGTATGCCAGGACGGCTTTATTACAAGTCATTGCTTTGAGCCTGTCGAAATGCTTTCTGACGAGGCTGTCAAAATGTTCGTAGGCGAGAGGAAAGCCAAATACCCGCTCCTTGACGTTGACAACCCCGTATCATACGGCTCATTTACGATGTCGGAGTATTATTTTGAGATCAAGAGGAACCAGATCGAGGGGATGAACAGGGTCCCTGAAGTTTACAGGGAGCTTACTAAAGAGCTCGCGGAATACACGGGCAGAGAATATCCGGCGATAGACGCCTACCGTGCCGACGATGCCGACTACCTCATCGTAATCATGTCCTCCGCGACCGGCGTTGTAAAGGATGTCGTCGATGAGATGCGGGAAAAGGGCGTTAAGGCCGGATGTCTGAGGGTGCGCTTCTTCCGCCCCTTCCCTTCGAAAGGGATCAGGGAGCTGGCAAAGGGCAAGAAGGGGATCGCGGTCCTCGACAGAAGTGCGAGTATAGGCGGTACGGCCCCGCTGGCAGCCGAGGTCAAGTCGGCCCTCTACGGACTGAGCGAAAGGGTGCCGCTGCAGGAGTACCTCTTCGGGCTCGGCGGCAGGGATCTCTATCCCAGGGATGCAGAAAAGGTTTTCTCAAGGCTTATGGACAAAGACTTCAGCGATATCGTTAGGTATATCGGTCTGCTTGAAAAGGATGAAAAAAATGGCGGGAATTAA
- a CDS encoding ABC transporter substrate-binding protein, which translates to MITLTFAFPLYAETIFDPGDVYGPRIEKLCMVIITNSDSQVLAAEKGELDIVSDITRPSDIDRLSRHPGLSMSLARGSHAFFLLLNNKSRPWNDPEARHAAAEAIDRNNMVRTIYSGYCEPINGWLPPVSPWSMPESTRNIFDRASAKKRLSDRGYKWSLAGELIYPDGTAVGKMKLLTPLARVAPTTAELAEQIADSLRSVGFPVDVEPMDFSAMVGKLDRKEYSLGVIAWSMGRNPDSLYSFYHSSMDIPGGYNMTSTSDPALDKALFSLRYAKNRHEAEEVSVRSQKLLSGLMPSIPVYSRFSVSAVSKKWKNVFSNEKMTADNIWTLLMAEPADGKMRPLNMLLAEEPRNLNPFVASSAYSWQVLGMIYESLIGTDPFTLDDMPSLAASWSVDTAGKVGNEHTRLLFRLKNDLKWNDGTPITAADVKATFDFIRKNRIPRFFDSVKNIRSVNVTGSHELEVEMEGTSYWYLDNVGGLPCMPAKVLHAVKDWQNWNPLDPEEKSGPYGLIGSGPFMFDEYRPGEFVMMKRNGHYRMLEKKSVKTQ; encoded by the coding sequence ATGATAACGCTCACCTTTGCATTTCCCCTTTATGCGGAAACAATTTTTGATCCTGGGGACGTATACGGCCCCAGGATAGAAAAACTCTGTATGGTAATAATCACTAACTCGGACTCCCAGGTTCTGGCAGCCGAGAAGGGAGAACTGGATATCGTCAGCGATATCACAAGGCCTTCCGACATAGACAGGCTGAGCCGCCATCCAGGGCTCTCGATGTCCCTTGCAAGAGGTTCTCATGCCTTTTTTCTGCTGCTCAACAATAAGAGCAGACCGTGGAACGACCCTGAGGCAAGACATGCGGCTGCTGAAGCTATTGACAGGAACAATATGGTGCGAACCATATACTCCGGATACTGCGAGCCGATAAACGGCTGGCTCCCTCCTGTCTCGCCTTGGTCGATGCCTGAGAGCACAAGGAACATCTTCGACAGGGCATCAGCGAAAAAGAGGCTGAGCGACAGAGGATACAAATGGAGTCTTGCCGGGGAACTGATTTACCCTGATGGTACCGCGGTAGGAAAGATGAAGCTCCTGACCCCTCTGGCGAGGGTAGCCCCGACGACTGCAGAGCTGGCTGAACAGATAGCCGATTCGCTTAGGTCGGTCGGTTTTCCTGTCGACGTGGAGCCGATGGATTTTTCAGCGATGGTAGGCAAACTTGACAGAAAGGAGTACTCCCTCGGTGTCATAGCCTGGAGCATGGGCAGGAACCCCGATTCGCTCTACTCTTTCTACCACAGCTCTATGGACATCCCCGGCGGTTACAACATGACTTCAACTTCCGATCCGGCACTGGACAAGGCCCTCTTCAGCCTGAGATACGCGAAAAACAGACATGAGGCCGAGGAGGTTTCAGTCAGGTCGCAGAAGCTTCTTTCCGGACTTATGCCCTCCATACCTGTATACAGCAGATTTTCGGTCTCAGCGGTCTCAAAAAAATGGAAAAACGTCTTCTCTAACGAAAAGATGACTGCTGACAACATATGGACGCTTCTCATGGCAGAACCTGCTGACGGCAAGATGAGGCCACTTAACATGTTGCTTGCGGAAGAGCCGAGGAACCTTAACCCGTTCGTCGCAAGCAGCGCATATTCATGGCAGGTCCTCGGGATGATCTACGAAAGCCTCATCGGAACTGACCCTTTCACACTGGATGACATGCCTTCCCTTGCTGCTTCCTGGTCAGTTGATACTGCGGGAAAAGTGGGCAATGAACATACCAGACTGCTCTTCAGGCTCAAAAATGACCTGAAATGGAACGATGGGACTCCGATCACTGCCGCGGATGTAAAGGCGACTTTTGATTTTATCAGAAAGAACAGGATCCCAAGGTTTTTTGACTCGGTAAAGAACATAAGATCAGTCAATGTGACCGGCAGCCATGAGCTTGAAGTTGAGATGGAGGGCACCAGTTACTGGTACCTTGACAATGTCGGAGGTCTGCCCTGCATGCCCGCAAAGGTGCTGCATGCCGTCAAAGACTGGCAGAACTGGAACCCCCTGGACCCTGAGGAAAAATCAGGGCCATACGGCCTTATAGGATCCGGGCCGTTCATGTTTGATGAGTACAGGCCTGGTGAGTTTGTAATGATGAAGAGGAACGGCCATTACCGTATGCTTGAAAAGAAGAGCGTGAAGACTCAATGA